In the Solanum pennellii chromosome 5, SPENNV200 genome, one interval contains:
- the LOC114077366 gene encoding ethylene-responsive transcription factor 1B-like, with the protein MILKIQDEKQSSNSVESSISLEDTSSSDTYSSNKENDFHSERSKETKHYIGVRARPWGKFAAEIRDSTRNGIRVWLGTFNSAEEAALAYDQVAFLMRGPTTCLNFPVERVSKMLEETEICNFFKNGLSPAAALKEKHKRRSSSNISRKKKQKVNHEKENNNNNNNNNNNVDNNNNNNNIVFIFEDLGSELLDELLSEYSNSN; encoded by the coding sequence atgattttgaagatTCAAGATGAGAAACAAAGTTCAAATTCAGTAGAATCATCAATATCACTCGAAGACACTTCCTCAAGTGATACTTATTCTTCCaataaggaaaatgactttcaTTCAGAACGATCTAAGGAGACAAAACACTATATAGGTGTTAGAGCAAGGCCATGGGGAAAATTTGCGGCTGAAATTAGGGATTCAACTCGGAATGGAATTAGGGTTTGGCTTGGAACATTCAATAGTGCTGAAGAAGCCGCGTTGGCTTATGATCAAGTTGCTTTTTTAATGAGAGGTCCAACAACTTGTCTAAATTTTCCAGTTGAAAGAGTTAGTAAGATGTTAGAAGAAACAGAAATCTGCAATTTCTTCAAGAATGGATTGTCACCAGCAGCAGCCTTAAAAGAGAAACACAAAAGGAGAAGTAGTAGtaatatttcaagaaaaaagaaacaaaaggtaaatcatgaaaaagaaaataacaataataataataataataataataatgttgataataataataataataataatattgtttttatatttgaagATTTGGGAAGTGAACTATTGGATGAACTCTTGTCTGAGTATTCTAATTCAAATTAG